In Glandiceps talaboti chromosome 14, keGlaTala1.1, whole genome shotgun sequence, a single genomic region encodes these proteins:
- the LOC144445793 gene encoding short transient receptor potential channel 5-like, producing MEETNLSEEDAIVATLENVFLRVIEKGEKKGLLMALEYANYFNVNCTGKDGRNALVISMQNGNHDILEILANHHSTNFSDILLRAVHTQDIKVVEIICEAMDTRKMLLEGLSCHAVNDDFHADMTPVILASHQNNYEILKLLLSHGAKVPSPDDFEFQTREFSLEHSIGTINIYQALSSEAYLSLTNDDPLHRAFKLSCTLRDLSIRDFEFRSDYQAMAVRCEEYGADLLNYVRNSEEQQIVMTHGSGGNGDTPAKIGTAMKYDQKKFVAHSHCQQYLVEKWYDGFQEWKKQTDMQVLLQAFFLGLLYPVLSVGYIIHDNCYPGKALKSPYVRFICHVVSLLTFLILLTLHLLVWEPVSLSAMEELDMTSAIVISVIPEPIEILIIVWIIALTWVEVREVWFKGIKCFNYNMQTKLLDIFTLLLFWTWIALRTYAGLSMYLQKETVSQMNVTISTSDTTHLYDLNSPEYSIQSKDFEECNIPSEYIVELVEITDMIDSLAVKEELQQSIECFLKEKLTHMNEHISCATVEGGASRVRRAGRIVNRGKKESSTLQQSSLSASIFSMSATHPIIIAECVFALAKVLSFLRLARMSVVHLQIGPMQISFSRMGGDILKFFIIFFLLVFAFAVGMHQLYFLYAYEVQYICQQDENRENCADVQPAYGSLHKALITLFWTLFGMSDIRSLDMALSDRWFTEIIANVLFALYHVLTVVVLLNILIAMMSNTYQHVEDDADMQWKYARSLLWLSYYDESSALAPPFNLIPTFKCGRRMVKKILGKINQCRRKKKIKNAEYQAFIQTLVERYVFDKFLNEDKCPPEPLLLQLKQDMFGFKDDVISTLGNMDEKVNKIHQSVDDEAGEQENATMTALLKDLQSALKNASDHLRRSPIRPDVLFAKLGETAADIAFAGEEDFEFDDSEGDEQLKDA from the exons ATGGAAGAAACAAATCTATCTGAAGAAGATGCTATTGTGGCAACGCTTGAGAATGTCTTTCTGAGAGTGATAGAAAAGGGTGAAAAGAAAGGGCTGTTGATGGCACTGGAGTATGCAAACTATTTCAATGTTAATTGCACTGGGAAGGATGGAAGAAATGCTCTGGTTATATCCATGCAGAATGGTAATCATG ATATTTTGGAAATTCTGGCCAACCACCATTCTACTAATTTCAGCGATATACTATTACGTGCAGTGCATACTCAAGATATAAAAGTTGTCGAAATTATATGCGAGGCTATGGACACTAGGAAGATGCTGCTG GAAGGATTATCTTGCCATGCTGTCAACGACGACTTCCACGCAGATATGACCCCCGTCATTCTGGCATCACACCAAAATAATTACGAAATTTTGAAACTTCTTTTAAGCCATGGAGCGAAAGTTCCATCTCCAGATGACTTTGAATTCCAAACCCGGGAGTTTTCCTTAGAACATTCCATTGGTACAATCAACATATACCAGGCCCTAAGCAGCGAGGCCTATTTGTCCCTAACAAATGATGACCCGCTGCATCGCGCTTTCAAGCTAAGCTGTACATTACGGGACCTAAGTATTCGAGATTTCGAATTCCGTTCTGACTACCAAGCTATGGCGGTCAGATGCGAGGAATACGGTGCAGACTTGCTGAATTATGTTAGAAACAGTGAGGAACAACAAATTGTTATGACACACGGATCAGGTGGAAACGGAGATACTCCAGCTAAGATTGGTACTGCGATGAAGTACGATCAAAAGAAG TTTGTAGCTCATTCTCATTGCCAGCAATATCTAGTCGAGAAGTGGTACGACGGATTTCAGGAATGGAAGAAGCAAACAGACATGCAAGTACTACTACAGGCATTTTTTCTCGGTCTGCTTTATCCTGTTCTATCTGTCGGTTATATAATTCACGACAACTGCTATCCAGGCAAGGCCCTCAAATCGCCATACGTCCGATTCATTTGTCACGTGGTTTCTTTACTAACATTCTTAATTTTACTGACACTTCACCTGTTAGTCTGGGAACCTGTAAGTTTGTCTGCAATGGAAGAACTGGATATGACGTCAGCTATCGTCATCTCTGTGATTCCGGAACCAATTGAAATCCTCATAATTGTATGGATTATAG CACTGACGTGGGTAGAGGTCCGAGAAGTTTGGTTCAAGGGGATAAAATGTTTCAATTACAATATGCAGACGAAGTTGCttgatatatttacattgttgttattttggaCATGGATTGCACTGCGTACATATGCTGGTCTATCG ATGTATCTGCAAAAAGAGACGGTTTCTCAAATGAATGTAACGATATCCACATCGGATACCACACACTTGTACGACTTGAATAGTCCAGAATACTCGATCCAAAGTAAGGATTTTGAAGAATGTAACATACCGAGTGAATACATCGTAGAGTTGGTCGAGATAACTGACATGATTGACTCGTTGGCCGTCAAAGAAGAACTCCAACAGAGTATTGAGTGCTTCTTGAAAGAAAAGTTAACACATATGAATGAACACATATCTTGTGCGACTGTAGAGGGTGGTGCTTCTAGAGTCCGTCGAGCGGGTCGGATCGTGAATCggggaaagaaagaaagcagTACATTACAACAAAGTTCACTAAGTGCTAGTATCTTCAGTATGTCTGCAACACATCCTATTATTATTGCTGAATGTGTTTTTGCTTTGGCTAAAGTTTTGAGCTTCCTTCGTCTTGCCCGGATGTCAGTCGTCCATCTTCAGATAGGACCAATGCAAATATCTTTTAGTCGCATGGGTGGAGACATTCTCAAGTTCTTTATAATATTTTTCCTATTAGTATTTGCATTTGCAGTTGGAATGCATCAATTGTATTTCCTGTACGCCTATGAAGTTCAGTATATTTGCCAACAAGACGAGAATCGTGAAAACTGTGCTGACGTACAGCCAGCGTATGGCAG TTTACATAAAGCCCTGATAACACTTTTCTGGACGTTATTTGGGATGTCTGACATACGGTCTTTGGATATGGCACTGTCAGACCGTTGGTTCACAGAAATCATCGCCAATGTATTGTTTGCTTTGTACCATGTTTTAACCGTTGTCGTCCTACTAAACATACTGATAGCAATGATGAGTAACACATACCAACATGTAGAG GATGATGCTGATATGCAATGGAAATATGCAAGGTCGTTGCTATGGTTATCTTACTATGATGAATCGTCAGCATTAGCGCCCCCATTTAACCTCATACCAACATTTAAATGTGGAAGACGTATGGTTAAGAAGATTCTTggaaaaataaatcaatgtcGCAGGAAG aagaaaatcaaaaacgcCGAGTACCAG GCTTTCATACAGACACTGGTCGAACGTTATGTGTTTGATAAGTTCttaaatgaagacaaatgtcCTCCTGAACCATTGTTACTGCAGCTTAAACAGGACATGTTTGGGTTTAAGGATGACGTCATCTCCACACTAGGAAACATGGATGaaaaggtgaataaaatacatcaGTCGGTTGACGATGAAGCAGGGGAACAAGAAAATGCGACTATGACTGCCCTTCTCAAAGATCTACAGAGCGCCCTCAAGAATGCAAGTGATCATTTGCGGAGGTCACCTATTCGGCCTGATGTGTTGTTTGCTAAACTTGGCGAGACAGCGGCTGATATTGCATTTGCCGGCGAGGAAGACTTCGAGTTTGATGATAGTGAAGGCGATGAACAATTAAAGGATGCGTAA